Proteins found in one Ptychodera flava strain L36383 chromosome 16, AS_Pfla_20210202, whole genome shotgun sequence genomic segment:
- the LOC139152695 gene encoding galactose-3-O-sulfotransferase 3-like isoform X3, with protein MASPPVSSSMTKIGSFFGVMFVTTVIIMSYISWQSSNFYSIVRPKYRSISSEEAEKHFDDVGHKTTAATTVTTEEQRVRCEVTLKDVVYIFNRKTGSTTLVTLLDRFGRKNRFPLARQVLIHKTQQYYGNFYTYHFAGKNPEGAVLPSPPISRNKRRLLLEGDRTHLVKLSNDGLKLEPNVVQTIYVSIVREPSANFESAFSFFHLNRYVKPVVRSNHVTANDRFGTLDEYFTKPDYYRSKMRRGSLSWSVARNGQTWHLGLQHRYHDNDTLVEEYFAQLEKEIDFVIVTEYYDHSLIILRDLLCWKIVDILYIARRVRSERAPMTKTLADKIHKWNNVDVKLYDRFNKTLWRRIADYGPDFEKDLEQFRKLRDAVTDDCNRGATAQLSHSTLQLLAEAGENEQGTGSFCRTLLEGFSHSFVNIDFHDHGPGSVSVTPRGSHRS; from the exons ATGGCTTCACCACCTGTATCAAGTTCAATGACAAAG ATTGGGTCGTTTTTTGGAGTAATGTTCGTGACTACTGTGATCATTATGTCATATATTTCCTGGCAAAGCAGCAACTTTTATTCCATCGTGAGGCCAAAGTACAG AAGTATATCCAGCGAAGAGGCGGAGAAACATTTCGATGACGTCGGCCATAAGACTACAGCTGCTACCACAGTAACGACAGAAGAACAGCGGGTACGATGTGAAGTGACGTTGAAAGATGTTGTCTACATATTCAATCGTAAAACGGGAAGTACAACCCTGGTCACTCTCCTTGATCGATTCGGCAGGAAGAACCGCTTTCCTCTCGCTCGGCAGGTGCTCATCCATAAAACGCAGCAATATTACGGAAACTTTTACACATACCACTTCGCCGGGAAGAAtccagagggcgctgttttgcCGAGTCCGCCCATAAGCAGAAACAAACGGAGACTGCTATTAGAGGGTGACAGGACACATTTGGTAAAGTTAAGCAATGATGGGTTAAAATTAGAACCAAACGTTGTCCAAACAATATACGTCTCAATAGTTCGGGAGCCATCCGCTAATTTTGAGTCGGCTTTCAGTTTTTTCCATCTCAACAGATATGTCAAACCTGTGGTGCGTTCGAATCATGTGACGGCGAATGATAGATTTGGAACTCTGGACGAATACTTTACTAAGCCCGATTACTACCGTTCGAAAATGCGTCGAGGATCGCTTAGTTGGAGCGTCGCAAGGAACGGCCAGACATGGCATCTAGGCTTGCAGCATCGTTACCATGACAATGATACCTTAGTGGAGGAATACTTTGCCCAGCTGGagaaagaaattgattttgtgATCGTAACCGAATATTACGACCATTCTTTGATAATCTTAAGAGACCTCCTGTGTTGGAAAATAGTTGACATCCTATATATAGCCAGGAGGGTGCGAAGTGAACGAGCGCCAATGACTAAAACATTGGCGGATAAAATTCACAAGTGGAACAATGTTGACGTCAAGTTATACGACCGCTTCAACAAAACGCTGTGGAGGAGAATTGCGGATTACGGaccagattttgaaaaagactTAGAGCAGTTTCGAAAACTCAGAGACGCAGTAACCGATGATTGTAACAGGGGCGCCACAGCTCAACTAAGTCACTCGACGCTACAGTTGCTCGCCGAGGCTGGAGAAAATGAACAGGGCACGGGAAGTTTTTGCAGAACTCTACTTGAAGGATTTTCTCATTCTTTCGTGAACATTGACTTCCACGACCATGGCCCAGGCAGTGTATCTGTGACACCGAGAG